tattcccaATACATCTCCAAATTTCTTATTGTTCTCAACAGATTCACCACTACAATCtgattctgtctttttttaaaaaatgattatcTGGGCAGTTTTCTTGGCTGAGTATTGCTGATGCGATTAGTATTTCCATATACCTGCCTCTAAAGCAAATAGTGGGCATTGATTGCAAAGTAGACTTTCGTAAGAAATATTTATGCCTATTAGCAaaattggtcttttttttttgatACTCCTGTTTTAGAAGCTGGTTGAAATGTGACTGGGTTTTATTCATTTCTTAACAACAAACATAATAATCATGCTTGACTCTTCCAGCTCCCAAATGGCGTTACCTATCATACGAGCACATATCAAGACAGGTTAGGAAAGCTACAAGAACATCTGCGTCAGCTGTCAATTCTTTTTCGGAAACTGAGATTAGTATATGacaaatgcaatgaaaactgTGCAGGGCTTGACCCTGTTCCAATAGAGGTAAGTAGAAGTTGGCAAACAGATATTTAAATCTGTGGTGGGCAGATTTGAGACTTGTGGGGGCCTACTTTACTGTTCACAAAAACTACCAAGATCCACCAACTGGAGCCTAATGCGAAAGATCTGGATGCGCAAAGTTTGCATTTTTACAATTCTGAAGACATGAAATTTGAGTACTTGTGAATAGAGTGCAGTGGAAATAACTGCTCCTGATGGCCCCACTCTTTATTAATGACAGCAGCATAATTTTGGGTTTATAGTGTAGTTGATATTAAACAAATAACAGCTGGAAACCTTTGCGACATATCACCCACAGTTCTGGCAATGAGTCAAGAGCCATCTTTGCCCACCTGTAGTAGGTCATGCTTCGTGTTAGGAGAATTCAAAAGCCTTGTGTAAATCAGTTTTTCCAGTTGCTTGCACTGACTGATGGATTTCAGAAGTCTCCACCTTTGCTCCTTGATCGTGGGGCTGCACATtacaatataaatatttatttgaaagtaACCATTTAAAATTTCCTATACAAAAccaaatagatacagtggtgcctcgcttagccattgccttgtttaacgatgtattcgcttagcaatgaggtttttggagtgatattgcgctccgtttagcaatgtttcctatggggaaatttcgcatagcgatgttcgggacctttcttcgcttagcgatgacagtttaggtccccctgtttcgcttagcaaaacagctgtcaaacctacagttcagtgcattccaatgggggggggaattcaccagaaattaacgaagactcagaacaaagccaaattaagtttgcaaaggttttacaaggtgcactaacgattccaagcattttaaagagtttttgaacattttaggacactttaaaaatagcgaaaacggacctgtcaaaaccattgaaatgcattgaaacctattcagtgcattccaatgggggaaccgcattttgcttagcgatgtttcctatggcgattttcgcttaaggatggtaatcccgttcccattggaacggattatccggttttcattgcattcctatgggaaatggtgtttcgcttagcgatgttttcccatagcgatgtttttttgggaaccaattaacattgttaagcgaggcactactgtatttaaaatgttactgAAAAGCTAGTGTTCGTAGTTCTCTTTTAATTGGCTCACGTACAGGCTTTCATACCTGATTTTATAAGACGTTTTTAGTAGGCCTTATACATTTGTTTTGCTCACATTTGTAGCAACTTATTCCTTATGTTGAAGAGGACAGCTTTAAACATGATGATCGAGGAGCAGCCAGCCAGCTTCTCTTTGCTagtgaagagagaagagaaatcatGGAAGTGAACAAGGTAACAATTTATGTGTGGTTTGCATGCAGCAGATGTGATTGTAGAAGGCTTTATTTATTACTGTTAATGCATACATCCAactattgcaaataaataaattggaacaaTGATTGAATTCTCTTAAATTCAAACTTGTTCTTgctcatttttttcctggcactTGTGCTCTACACCATCCCATGTTTGTTCAAAGATGATATAAGTGTCCTTATATTTTTGACACCCTGACTTGTAGATGCCTGGCTTGGAACAAGGTGTCTTTCTTTGAAAGTTTCTCTTTCTTAACCAGTGTTGCTATGGACCACGTGGTCTGAATCCTCTGTGGGTTGAAGGTTTGTacaatggaaagaaaaggaacagctGAGTAAAGTTCTGTCTGCCGTAAGGGTGGTACTGGGTAAAACAGTCACaacttctagttattattgctaCATGAGTGCTCTGTactgttcacaaagtgacactatgcaagggaaaaaaaactcatacTCAATACTATGTACCTTTTCTTCATCCATTAActacttcttacccaaacacaaagcatcctttttcctgctggcaacatgggtgCAATATTGCACAGCagtattggaccatttcctggtttttgactcacagaagcagaatatcccacattcataaatgaggtttttaaaagaattgaattataTTCCCTTCATACTAAAAGTGGAACCAGAGCTTTGGCTTCAGTGTAAATATACGTTTTCAAACTAACATTGAAGTCTGTACAATGGTCACATAAGCATTTATTGTGGAATTATTTGATGTTCTGTTGTCATTTATCTGTGCAATTTATCCTTCAGctcacaaaattaaatgcagaactAATAGTGGGCAACATATTTTTGTGGTAAGGTTGATTTAACAAATTGTTTGTGCCCAGACTCATCGGATGCATGAAATAATCTCTAaaggtgtgcatgtgtctgtgctGCACAGTGTGTTATAAGGAGAAAGATTATGGGCCAAAAGCCTTTGGTGTACAAGACATACTGCCTGTGATGGTCCTGTGTCATGCTAAATTGAATTAAAATAGTCACATTATAGGGATGTTGATCTCCCATTAAGCCTGTGTGTCCAGCCCCACAGTCTATCTGTTGAAGAATGGAGATTTGCAATAGGGTGCATGCAGACAATCTGAAAGTGctttgggtaaaggtaaaggtttcccttgaaatttagtccagtcgtgtccgactctagggtgcggtgctcatccccgactccaagccgtagaaccagcgtttgtccgtagacagtttccatggtcacgtggccagagcgactagacatggaatgccgttaccttcccactgtggtgatacctatttatctactcgcatttttacatgctttcgaactgctagattggcaggagctgggagaagtgacgggagctcatcctgtcacatggatttgatcttacgattgctggtcttctgaccttgcagcacagaggcttctgcagtttaacccacagcaccaccatgtccctgaaaGTGCTTAGATTACTGTAAAAAAATAGATAGACAAAACGTTCCTAACTCTAGGGCTAGATGCTATTGTTAACAGCAGAGATGGATACCTTTGGCGTGTCAGGGGAACCTGTGTCCCCTGCGGGGTAATGCTCAGATCAtaaaacataacaacaacaacaaaagaactgCCTGGATGTGACTAGAAATCATTTTCTGGTTTTTTGTAAGAAATTAGTATTTGGGGTGTTAAATGCTTCCTGGAGAGTTGTGAGTAATTTAAAGGTAAATTGCCTTTACTGGATGCTTGCTGGAGATGTCATTCTCCTTTCTAGGTGAGGATTGGATGCCACAAAAAGCACCCTGGGTGTCAgcattctgccccccccccccgatttagATCCTTGACTATCCAAGGAGTGGTTTGTCGCGCAAGAGCTAGTTGAGCCCTGGTATGTTGTGTATTTCTCAGCATTTCCCCTATGTATGTGTCTGTGCCCACATGTGTGTATCAGTCTGACCACTGAGGATAAATAGTTGGTGTATTAGATTCCTGGGTTTTAGTCTAAAGAGTCTTTTACTGCAACAGATCTGTCAGTCTTTGTGGTACCAGAAGGATCTATCATTTGTATATCTAAGTAATTAAAAGTTCTTTGGAAAactgaagatttttaaaagaagcaggcTGACATTTCAGCTTCTGTCACTGCCAATTAGTGAGGAAAAAGATGTTATAAAACCTCGTATTTCCACCCTGTCAGTGCCTagacacaagaaaaaaaagtgaatttAAGGAAGAACTACTCTCTCGTCAGACTCAATCATATAACTTCATACAGATGGATGAAGATTTAATAAAACATGAAATCATGCACAGTTCATAGATATATGAAGCCTTTAATTGATATGTTCCAATGTTTTTTGTGTATTGATAACTTTATGGTGTGCATTTGCCCATGTTATGGTACCCAAATGCTAATTTGTGTATTATCCTCCTTAAAGTGATCTTGCAAGAGGAGTTTCATGAATGTTTATGATGGTATCTGACCTGTTAGTTAAGATGATTGAGCACAGCGATAGCACTGCATTGAAATTTGTGCTTCGAGCCCTTCGACTAGCTTAGTCTGTGTGCATCTAAACACTATGATAAACTTTCTAGATCTTTAAAATAAGTGTTAAAGATCAGCATGAATTTTCCTAAATATTACTGTATGTAAATATTCATCAGCTTCTATGGAGGAAGCTTCTTAAATATTCTCCACTAGTTGGAATTTAGCCTGAATTGAGCTCATCTGCAACAAACATGAAGAAATATTCTTATCATGAACCCAAAAGCTATAGTCCTAAACCCACTTACATGAGAGTAAGCCCCATTAAATTCAGtgagacttgcttctgagtaggcaCAAGTGGTGCTGTTCAGACATGACGTATGTTTGTACATATCTCATAGTTGGAAACTGTATTACTGTATAAGGGAATAATTTACAATGTTCTTTTGACTATTTCTTTTAGTAGTCTTTCTTTGGGTTCTACCACGTCAGCCTCTCATTTTAGAGAGCCCCCTCTCCGAATTTACAGTTAAAACCTGGAATTGTATTCACATAAGGACAAACAGGTTAATACAGAGTCTAGAATGCTGGTCTGTCGTGCTCAAGGCAATTAGAGACTATTTCTTACAAGAATTATTTTTATGTCATGTGTTgtcattttggggaggggggaaattgtTTGTTCTATTAAATATGCATATACTtagtaaaatacacaaatcatagaatcataggataattatgttgggaggggcctataaggccattgaatcaaactccctgctcaatgcaggaatccaaatcaaaggatatctgacagatgattgcccaattttctctttaaagcctccagcattggagcactcaccacctttcaaagtactgtaattggctccattgttgtactgttctaacagttaagtttttcctgatattcagccaaaatctggcttcctgtgacttcAGCTGATTATTACATGTCaggtactctgggatgatcgagaacggctcctgccccttctctgtatggctgtctttcaagtatttgaaaagtgttatcatatcttccttcagtcatcttttctcaaggcttgaacatgcccagttctttcagtctttcctcataaggcttggttcccagttccctgatcttccttgtgaacttgtttcattttgtcagcatccttcttaaagtccaGTGCCCATAAAAGGACACAGCACTCAAGTTGAGACCTAGCTAGttccaaatagagggggactagtagtGCACTGGATTTGGAGCCAATACAATGGTACCTCGACTTAGAAACGTCCCTAcgtatg
This sequence is a window from Pogona vitticeps strain Pit_001003342236 chromosome 4, PviZW2.1, whole genome shotgun sequence. Protein-coding genes within it:
- the MED30 gene encoding mediator of RNA polymerase II transcription subunit 30 gives rise to the protein MSTPPLAGVGMPPGPFSGPQSQAAREVNTASLCRIGQETVQDIVFRTMEIFQLLRNMQLPNGVTYHTSTYQDRLGKLQEHLRQLSILFRKLRLVYDKCNENCAGLDPVPIEQLIPYVEEDSFKHDDRGAASQLLFASEERREIMEVNKKLKQKNQQLKQIMDQLRNLIWDINAMLAMRN